GACCACCGAGATGAGCGCCCCGCTTCTCAACCCGCGCCCCAGCACGCTGGGGCGCGACGCCTTCGTCAGCCACTACGGCGAGGTCTACGAACACTCGCCGTGGATCGCCGAATCGGCCTGGGACGCCGGGCTGGATACCGAACAGGATACTGCCGAGGGGCTGGCCACCGCGCTGGCGGCGGTCCTCGACGCGGCCCCGGCCGAGCGCCAGCTGGCGGTGATCCGCGCCCACCCGGATCTGGCCGGCAAGGCCGCCGAGCGTGGCGAGCTGACCGCCGATTCCAGCCGCGAGCAGGCCGGCGCCGGGCTCGACCAGTGCAGACCCGAGGAGTACGCGC
The genomic region above belongs to Halomonas zincidurans B6 and contains:
- the uraD gene encoding 2-oxo-4-hydroxy-4-carboxy-5-ureidoimidazoline decarboxylase, encoding MSAPLLNPRPSTLGRDAFVSHYGEVYEHSPWIAESAWDAGLDTEQDTAEGLATALAAVLDAAPAERQLAVIRAHPDLAGKAAERGELTADSSREQAGAGLDQCRPEEYARFHRYNASYQQRFGFPFVMAVTGSDRQRILAAFERRLEHTPEQERRTAIGEVNRIARLRLEARAGS